The proteins below come from a single Sander vitreus isolate 19-12246 chromosome 15, sanVit1, whole genome shotgun sequence genomic window:
- the tcf20 gene encoding transcription factor 20 isoform X1, translated as MQNFSNSPVPPSLPPGFSGRAVGGTPYPPQPADPQISPRMTDDYAGMQQQSLHRSHHHPSQASHMLAYSARNRGAVEAPPTQNIHSGNTNNPYRKDAMDYYFSMGGKDRHRRGGMAYGAGFGYPNIDGHIPHQYRHAGSGSAPASGLMSPYPVDYGPSAGSGGGAGAGAFSPSHQYNMSQNAAMQSVPGSQMQHRQHGQTFPAVHHGQQHRSYPHSGHRMTPQYPHYSPQGGASTGSSGMYSPPPQRYLDGAASTGFDPKVNSSPSVNSSSNSVSSSVAANNVGPMENVQQSYHASNYPGYSQQTLSLHKQATLQHRNSQHNLGVGYDNSLKMQHQGPSPGSVYAKHHQASNPSTPLAASQEITKSPMHPNAQQTQINQNFSPISNPSPAASAVHSPSCSSSPSPLMGVSDVHGNPSGHGLSHPPTSNPRSSHGQGRLLQTMPQLSPTPNSNSSISSCGSSGSHKAHSMSAVGGSSLPPTGRNKLGLGTGIGSREECPSIYSSSPLDKMQDAGLNSLNALSSQVANLPNTVQHMLLTDSVLSQKKGKDVGQMQQTTHGVSPSQPRSRNASAASSTSTVKDGSALGIGDGASLDAGADEDSSLMSVCGSSGTKVEREEPFSEGEHGRVRQMSGASSGSELTGYHAPCQSQTQTGQASAVKAVTSDSPSKERNVSETKANEAQIPSSSPSFGCQSSETGPTSHSAPPVSSSPSSTPSSIPPPQPNCVSESGLTHNDHRGGHRRTTEIKNEVIKNESEGTVDQTEKGSSQTQRDGEVNSQNCQDKENRLHTASRLHNNEREEKHTSEEQQSASSVGVIVSARSEGSHTEKSKHSQDNSIEEKHSLRESSSHNGEEGVDLSLYSSLHQKSSFGRPQNPPQSGPHKYGYPESTYGSDLSLKNRGRAGPASVMDSNSRYLGYQQSQAGYGPVHPKYAGSVAEALVKRGQAAGAKGHEDNSQQFPSLLQEVLQGYNLDRRYGRPEQAFPAHLQVQQPFQTRHPYGITEVSAHSGQMGSSGKPPHPNQRHGREPDFNTDAQSSVKSEVSITKILQNAEKTEVGVSQSHLTQATDSQQLPTKHINLADYSLPQRKVLSNVSTPPSAVQELLLQEPEPLTGTIGQTESQKSSGSILAPSERRSVICDVSPNRRSTPERDRESDREREREKSQSGASVIQQPFSSPAAANDLSKKDIAEKQVVKMETASREAGPDAANLQTDHHGSGGANEADMEYHSKSVHLSVVMNADPYRRGNVDITPLPSHPLSTNPLSSPSRHQSYIHGVDLSTGSAGSFPGYRFGDTREGNMMPRSNPHFPSHHPYHSLSPQTQATNKLQMYPHSRGPPHHPHDMNDWVKAMNRPSKEMMMQPGSSPGRHKVSQSEQRQRMISQTDMPGEQLATKMSLHHQGAFFDLKMWESTHSGREGSTMIGDSFYRTQPPPPAPVASHVPVPPQCQNAAEPEVSRGAAKEARLPCPPAPPSSTKPSADMNSTQPQQVQRQPKAGGSGDTNPLILRRRVRSFISPIPAKRQLQAATNSHHSPGAQSESSHHNEDDSSSSDIPCPRLSSPLPGENTYLQPLSPSSGNTKALTPRKGRGLKLEAIVQKITPNIKKPVGHVDDESNHYPGFSHSEIPAFNDSQDQDLAHFPRIAGGDDSYMDESHSLNDMIPFRGVDETGPLPPSAYPCDPHQTSQTLKQDFDFGLGAAVASASGDKEDFALLGPLPPPPPLPRPVQGSPPPSSSALSDIQHFTNTYQQLETRRGEQSAANLLRQKLQESGMGFDDYPGSDYYGATPPHHSQGHMLNRQHQMSSGRSSLSPQDSKLSESSVPKGYFPSGKKKGRPVGSVNKQKRAQNQAQTQGQGQPQAQAQSTTPSAPPAPTTPTTAAATTPPLVQTTSSSPPPVAPPLTDNKNTPPLTPPILTQIVKVDVESEDTPPEVEVKPVRRRRKGVKDEDESLQARGRQRRRRRGAAPTAPPVAKDDPDTPLGAGGSPGTNRVFIDPNRKGPFVPHIHVENKVPEIGAVCTIVNAGGSGIDSLLTSALSSQLSRRDRDSEKGETDEVETTLQSGKALPSSGYVVSGPVITETNHSGRLLCCLCQKWANYKHLGDLYGPFYPAEYAAKLPKNQPQVRQCPATTGTNKTGPNLDMSSNALSTIQDTQTQDAQFTKPPTESDYAISLDSNPIPLTMTARTAPTAAREEMMMDMTGKFSNSASSSSSSSFSSYTSKTTSLTLDMNLDIRPIPELKREPDLEIDQRQPHIQQQLQPPTEEAQQRPQHRKLTSHPRFKRRHKSSDDSPRMVPSNSKASLPFQPPPPALDSLGPLAQLAQLPQMPMDPEELWVHEGCIVWTSGVYLVNGRLYGLQEALDGARETSCSYCEMVGSTLGCYSKGCTLRYHYLCAIEADCSLNEDNFSLRCPKHKVKKESSPRASGQPRQCTWSSRREAERNAGDEETQESRSC; from the exons ATGCAGAATTTTTCTAACAGCCCAGTTCCCCCTTCTCTCCCCCCGGGGTTCAGTGGGAGGGCTGTCGGGGGAACTCCATATCCCCCTCAGCCAGCAGACCCTCAGATCTCCCCACGGATGACAGATGATTACGCAGGGATGCAACAGCAGAGCCTACACAGAAGCCATCACCACCCCAGTCAAGCCAGTCACATGCTTGCTTACAGTGCTAGAAACAGAGGGGCAGTGGAGGCACCGCCAACACAGAACATTCACAGCGGCAACACTAACAACCCTTACAGGAAGGACGCCatggattattatttttcaatgGGTGGAAAGGACAGGCACAGAAGGGGGGGCATGGCTTATGGGGCAGGATTTGGGTACCCTAATATTGATGGACATATACCTCACCAGTACCGGCATGCTGGATCTGGCTCTGCACCAGCATCTGGCCTGATGTCACCATATCCAGTAGACTATGGCCCCAGTGCTGGTTCAGGTGGAGGTGCTGGTGCTGGAGCGTTTTCTCCTTCTCATCAGTACAATATGAGTCAGAATGCTGCAATGCAGTCAGTGCCAGGTTCTCAGATGCAGCACCGCCAGCATGGGCAAACCTTCCCCGCTGTCCACCACGGGCAGCAGCATAGGAGCTATCCACACTCTGGGCACAGAATGACCCCTCAGTACCCGCACTACTCCCCACAGGGTGGAGCATCCACAGGGTCATCAGGAATGTACAGCCCCCCTCCGCAGAGATATCTCGATGGGGCTGCTAGCACCGGGTTCGATCCCAAAGTCAACAGTTCTCCCAGTGTCAACTCCAGTTCAAACTCAGTCTCCAGTTCAGTTGCTGCTAACAATGTGGGGCCAATGGAGAATGTTCAACAGAGTTACCATGCTTCAAACTATCCTGGATATTCCCAACAGACACTTTCACTTCACAAGCAAGCCACACTACAGCACCGCAACTCACAGCACAATTTAGGGGTAGGTTATGACAACTCTCTCAAGATGCAGCACCAGGGCCCGTCTCCAGGCTCTGTATATGCTAAACATCATCAAGCCTCCAATCCCAGTACACCTCTAGCAGCATCTCAAGAAATAACCAAATCCCCAATGCATCCCAATGCTCAACAAACCCAAATTAACCAAAACTTTAGCCCAATATCCAACCCCTCACCAGCTGCCTCCGCAGTGCATTCCCCCAGTTGTAGCTCCTCTCCTTCCCCTTTGATGGGTGTCTCAGATGTACATGGAAACCCCTCAGGTCATGGTCTTTCACATCCTCCTACATCAAACCCCCGTAGTAGCCATGGTCAAGGTAGATTACTGCAGACCATGCCACAGTTAAGTCCCACGCCCAACTCAAATAGCAGCATCAGTAGTTGTGGTAGCAGTGGCAGTCATAAAGCTCACAGCATGAGTGCAGTTGGAGGGAGCAGTCTTCCTCCAACAGGCCGCAACAAATTGGGTCTAGGCACAGGAATCGGATCCCGAGAGGAATGCCCCTCTATTTATTCATCCTCTCCACTCGACAAAATGCAGGATGCTGGCTTGAATAGTCTTAATGCCTTGAGCTCACAAGTAGCCAATTTACCAAACACAGTTCAGCACATGCTCCTCACCGACTCCGTGCTTTCCCAGAAGAAGGGGAAAGATGTGGGGCAGATGCAACAGACCACACATGGCGTGTCCCCATCACAACCAAGGAGTCGAAATGCAAGTGCAGCATCAAGCACTAGCACAGTTAAAGATGGAAGTGCACTGGGCATCGGTGATGGTGCCAGCTTAGATGCTGGTGCAGATGAAGACTCCTCATTGATGTCAGTCTGTGGCTCATCAGGGACCAAGGTGGAGCGTGAGGAGCCGTTTTCTGAAGGGGAACATGGGAGAGTGAGGCAGATGAGTGGTGCAAGCAGTGGATCTGAACTAACTGGTTATCACGCTCCCTGTCAGAGTCAAACACAGACTGGGCAAGCATCAGCTGTAAAAGCAGTCACCTCTGATTCACCGTCAAAAGAACGAAATGTTTCCGAAACAAAAGCAAATGAAGCTCAAATTCCCTCTTCATCTCCATCCTTTGGATGTCAATCATCAGAGACTGGCCCAACTTCACATTCAGCACCTCCAGTTTCCTCATCCCCCTCATCCACCCCCTCCAGtattcctcctcctcagccAAATTGTGTCTCAGAGTCTGGCCTAACACATAACGACCACAGAGGTGGTCATAGGaggacaacagaaataaaaaatgaagtcATCAAAAATGAAAGTGAAGGCACAGTTGACCAAACTGAGAAAGGCAGTAGCCAAACGCAGCGAGATGGAGAAGTAAACTCACAAAATTGTCAGGACAAAGAAAACCGGTTGCAcactgcatccagattacacaataATGAGAGGGAAGAAAAGCACACATCTGAGGAACAGCAGAGTGCCAGTAGTGTTGGTGTGATTGTTTCAGCTCGGTCTGAGGGAAGTCACACTGAAAAAAGCAAGCATTCCCAAGACAACAGTATAGAAGAGAAACACTCCTTAAGAGAGTCAAGCAGTCATAATGGGGAGGAAGGTGTGGATCTGAGTTTGTATTCCTCCCTTCACCAGAAATCTAGTTTTGGACGGCCTCAAAATCCTCCCCAGTCTGGACCACATAAATATGGATACCCAGAATCAACATATGGCTCAGATTTGTCACTGAAAAACAGAGGAAGGGCTGGCCCAGCCAGTGTTATGGATTCAAATTCCAGATACTTAGGGTACCAACAGTCACAAGCTGGTTATGGCCCTGTGCATCCAAAATATGCTGGTTCTGTAGCAGAGGCTTTGGTGAAGAGAGGGCAAGCAGCAGGAGCTAAAGGTCACGAGGATAATTCCCAGCAATTTCCGAGCCTTTTACAAGAGGTTCTTCAAGGTTACAATTTAGATAGGCGTTATGGCAGACCCGAGCAGGCCTTTCCTGCCCATCTCCAAGTTCAACAACCGTTTCAAACCAGACACCCGTATGGCATAACTGAGGTTTCGGCTCATTCTGGACAAATGGGTAGCTCTGGAAAGCCCCCACATCCAAACCAGAGGCATGGAAGAGAGCCTGATTTTAACACAGATGCTCAGTCGTCCGTGAAGTCCGAAGTGTCCATTACTAAGATATTGCAAAATGCTGAGAAAACTGAAGTGGGCGTGTCCCAGAGTCATTTAACACAGGCTACAGATTCTCAGCAACTGCCAACAAAACATATCAACTTAGCTGACTATTCTCTACCACAGAGAAAAGTGTTATCTAATGTGTCCACTCCACCCTCTGCTGTGCAGGAGCTCCTTTTGCAAGAGCCAGAGCCGCTAACGGGCACCATTGGTCAAACTGAGTCTCAAAAATCATCAGGCTCCATATTGGCCCCATCAGAGCGGCGCTCCGTCATTTGTGATGTGTCGCCAAACCGACGCAGCACACCAGAGAGGGACAGGGAAAGTGATCGAGAGAGGGAGCGGGAGAAAAGTCAGAGTGGAGCCTCTGTGATTCAACAGCCGTTTTCCTCTCCTGCAGCAGCCAATGATCTGAGTAAAAAGGATATTGCAGAGAAACAAGTAGTGAAAATGGAAACGGCATCAAGAGAGGCTGGCCCAGATGCTGCAAATTTACAAACTGATCATCACGGCAGTGGTGGAGCTAATGAGGCTGATATGGAGTATCATTCCAAGTCTGTTCATTTATCTGTTGTAATGAATGCTGACCCCTACAGGCGAGGTAATGTTGATATTACACCCTTGCCTTCTCATCCTTTGAGCACTAACCCCTTATCTTCACCTTCAAGGCACCAGTCCTATATTCATGGTGTTGATTTATCAACTGGCAGCGCGGGCAGTTTTCCTGGATATCGATTTGGAGATACAAGAGAAGGGAATATGATGCCACGTAGTAACCCCCATTTTCCCTCCCACCATCCATACCACAGTTTATCCCCACAGACTCAAGCCACAAACAAGCTTCAAATGTATCCTCACTCTCGTGGCCCCCCTCATCACCCCCATGACATGAATGACTGGGTAAAAGCAATGAACAGGCCATCGAAGGAGATGATGATGCAGCCTGGTTCTTCTCCAGGAAGACATAaggtcagccaatcagaacagaGACAAAGGATGATCTCACAAACTGACATGCCCGGTGAACAACTCGCAACCAAAATGTCACTCCATCATCAAGGCGCTTTCTTTGATTTGAAAATGTGGGAGTCAACACACTCTGGAAGAGAAGGCTCTACAATGATAGGAGACTCCTTCTACAGAACACAACCGCCGCCTCCTGCTCCTGTAGCTTCACACGTCCCTGTTCCTCCACAGTGCCAAAATGCTGCTGAACCCGAGGTCTCCAGAGGAGCCGCAAAGGAAGCCAGACTTCCCTGCCCACCTGCTCCACCCAGCTCCACTAAGCCTTCTGCTGACATGAACTCCACTCAGCCACAGCAGGTGCAGCGTCAGCCTAAAGCTGGGGGTTCTGGAGACACAAATCCACTAATATTGCGGAGGAGAGTTCGTTCTTTTATCTCTCCTATACCAGCCAAAAGGCAACTCCAGGCTGCTACAAATTCACATCACTCCCCTGGGGCTCAGTCTGAGTCTAGCCATCACAATGAAGATGACTCATCCAGTTCAGATATCCCATGTCCGAGGCTCTCTTCCCCTCTGCCCGGAGAGAATACCTATTTACAACCTCTATCTCCATCAAGTGGTAATACCAAGGCTTTGACTCCCAGGAAAGGACGAGGTTTGAAACTGGAGGCAATAGTGCAGAAAATCACACCAAATATTAAAAAGCCAGTAGGCCATGTTGATGATGAGTCAAATCATTACCCAGGCTTCTCTCACTCAGAAATACCAGCATTTAATGATTCACAGGACCAAGACTTGGCACATTTCCCTAGGATTGCAGGAGGGGATGATAGTTACATGGATGAAAGTCACTCATTAAACGACATGATTCCCTTCAGAGGAGTCGATGAGACTGGGCCTTTACCTCCATCTGCCTACCCATGTGATCCTCATCAGACGTCCCAAACCCTAAAACAAGACTTTGACTTTGGATTAGGAGCCGCTGTGGCATCAGCATCTGGTGACAAGGAGGATTTTGCCTTGCTCGGACCTTTaccccctcctccacctcttccCCGCCCAGTCCAGGGTTCCCCacctccatcttcatccgccCTGTCGGATATTCAACATTTCACCAACACTTACCAGCAGCTTGAGACAAGAAGAGGAGAGCAGTCTGCTGCTAACCTTCTTCGACAGAAACTTCAAGAATCTGGCATGGGGTTTGATGATTACCCTGGCAGTGACTACTATGGAGCCACCCCACCCCACCATAGTCAAGGACACATGCTGAATAGACAACATCAGATGTCCTCTGGTAGGTCCAGTCTGTCGCCACAAGATTCTAAGCTATCGGAGAGTTCAGTGCCTAAAGGCTATTTCCCATCTGGCAAGAAGAAGGGCAGGCCTGTAGGGAGTGTGAATAAACAAAAACGGGCCCAGAACCAGGCCCAAACACAGGGGCAGGGCCAGCCTCAAGCCCAGGCTCAGAGCACAACTCCGAGTGCTCCTCCGGCCCCAACCACTCCAACCACAGCTGCTGCCACAACCCCACCATTGGTGCAGACTACCAGCAGCTCACCACCACCTGTAGCACCCCCCCTGACAGACAATAAAAACACTCCCCCACTGACTCCACCCATTTTAACCCAGATAGTAAAAGTGGATGTCGAGAGTGAGGACACACCGCCAGAGGTCGAGGTCAAACCTGTGCGAAGGAGACGCAAAGGTGTGAAAGATGAAGACGAGTCACTGCAAGCCAGAGGacgacagaggaggagaaggagaggagcaGCACCGACGGCACCACCAGTGGCCAAAGACGACCCAGATACACCTTTAGGGGCAGGAGGGAGCCCTGGCACAAATAGAGTATTCATAGATCCTAATAGAAAGGGCCCGTTTGTTCCACACATTCATGTGGAGAACAAAGTACCAGAGATTGGGGCAGTGTGCACCATTGTAAATGCAGGCGGGAGTGGAATTGATTCTCTCCTGACCTCAGCTCTTTCCTCCCAGTTATctaggagagacagagactcgGAGAAAGGCGAGACAGACGAGGTGGAAACCACACTACAGTCAGGAAAAGCGCTTCCTTCATCTGGTTATGTTGTTTCAGGCCCCGTGATTACAGAGACCAATCACTCTGGCCGCCTGCTCTGCTGCCTGTGTCAGAAATGGGCAAATTACAAGCACCTCGGAGATCTCTATGGACCTTTCTATCCAGCTGAATATGCCGCAAAGCTCCCCAAGAACCAGCCCCAAGTCCGACAATGTCCAGCGACCACAGGCACAAATAAAACGGGACCAAATTTAGACATGAGCTCAAATGCTTTGAGCACCATCCAAGACACGCAAACACAAGATGCTCAGTTTACCAAGCCCCCAACTGAGAGTGACTATGCCATCAGCCTAGATTCAAACCCAATACCTCTCACCATGACAGCAAGAACTGCCCCCACAGCTGCTAGAGAGGAAATGATGATGGACATGACTGGCAAGTTCAGCAACAgtgcctcctcttcctcctcctcctccttctcctcctacACCAGTAAAACAACATCTCTAACCTTGGACATGAATCTAGACATCCGGCCTATCCCTGAGCTTAAGAGAGAGCCAGACCTTGAGATCGACCAGCGACAGCCGCATATCCAGCAACAGCTGCAGCCGCCAACAGAAGAAGCCCAACAACGACCCCAACACAGAAAGCTGACCTCGCACCCCCGCTTTAAAAGGAGGCACAAATCTAGTGACGATTCCCCCAGAATGGTGCCATCCAACAGTAAGGCGTCCCTGCCCTTTCAGCCCCCTCCACCCGCCTTGGACTCCCTGGGACCCTTGGCACAACTCGCCCAGCTGCCTCAGATGCCCATGGACCCAGAGGAGCTGTGGGTCCACGAAGGATGCATAGTGTGGACCAGTGGAGTGTATCTTGTCAATGGGAGACTGTATGGCCTGCAGGAGGCACTAGATGGTGCCAGAGAAACA TCCTGCTCGTACTGTGAGATGGTTGGCTCAACCCTGGGCTGCTACAGCAAAGGCTGTACACTTCGCTACCACTACCTGTGCGCTATTGAAGCAG ATTGCTCTCTAAACGAGGATAACTTCTCACTGCGGTGTCCGAAGCACAAGGTAAAGAAGGAGAG